A portion of the Natronococcus sp. AD-5 genome contains these proteins:
- a CDS encoding class I fructose-bisphosphate aldolase → MLPIDDSPIVRDGKSLILAMDHGLEHGPVDFEEVPEKLDPSTVFETAAHDAVTTMAVQKGIAEGYYPSYEDDVNLLLKLNGTSNMWMGEPDSAVNCSVDYAAELGADAVGFTVYSGSNHEVEMFEEFRDVQEKAREYDLPVVMWSYPRGQGLKNDTKPGTISYATRVALEAGADIAKVKYPGSPEAMEHACKAAGDMKVVMSGGSKKSDYEFLSTVEAAVTAGCKGLAVGRNVWQREDPTRILDALERVIYEEETADAALEE, encoded by the coding sequence ATGCTCCCGATCGACGACTCTCCGATCGTGCGCGATGGCAAGTCACTGATTCTCGCGATGGACCACGGCCTGGAACACGGTCCGGTCGACTTCGAGGAGGTACCGGAGAAACTCGACCCGTCGACCGTCTTCGAGACGGCGGCCCACGACGCCGTCACCACGATGGCCGTCCAGAAGGGGATCGCCGAGGGGTACTACCCGAGCTACGAGGACGACGTCAATCTTCTGCTGAAGCTCAACGGCACGTCGAACATGTGGATGGGCGAGCCGGATTCGGCGGTCAACTGCTCGGTCGACTACGCCGCCGAACTCGGCGCCGACGCGGTCGGCTTTACCGTCTACAGCGGCTCGAACCACGAGGTCGAGATGTTCGAGGAGTTCCGCGACGTCCAGGAGAAGGCCCGCGAGTACGACCTCCCCGTCGTCATGTGGTCGTACCCGCGCGGCCAGGGCCTCAAGAACGACACCAAGCCCGGCACGATCTCCTACGCGACGCGGGTCGCCCTCGAGGCCGGTGCAGACATCGCGAAGGTCAAGTATCCCGGCAGCCCCGAGGCGATGGAACACGCCTGCAAGGCCGCCGGCGACATGAAGGTCGTCATGAGCGGCGGCTCGAAGAAATCGGACTACGAGTTCCTCTCGACGGTCGAGGCCGCCGTCACCGCCGGCTGCAAGGGGCTCGCCGTCGGGCGCAACGTCTGGCAGCGCGAGGACCCGACCCGAATCCTCGACGCGCTCGAGAGGGTCATCTACGAAGAGGAGACCGCAGACGCCGCACTCGAGGAATGA
- a CDS encoding class 1 fructose-bisphosphatase, which translates to MTVSDPVVEAVVATVGRSATEIRRGLVGRRGAADGENPSGETQAEADVWADDLLAERLSSIDGIGQYASEERAEPLGCGADPGTDSSSYAVAVDPLDGSSNLQSNNAMGTIFGVYDAALPARGETLVAAGYVLYGPITTMVVATEETVTEYELTGGERTVVERDLAFPVEPTVYGFGGRVPDWPDDFRGYAREIEDELKLRYGGAMIGDVNQVLAYGGIFGYPGLESRPEGKLRLQFEGNPIGYVVERAGGRSSDGERSLLSVEADELHQRTPVYVGNAELIDRLESTLESGD; encoded by the coding sequence ATGACGGTGTCCGATCCAGTCGTCGAGGCGGTCGTCGCGACGGTCGGCCGCTCGGCGACGGAGATCAGACGGGGGCTCGTCGGTCGCCGCGGCGCGGCGGACGGAGAGAACCCGAGCGGGGAGACCCAGGCGGAAGCCGACGTCTGGGCCGACGACCTGCTCGCGGAGCGGCTCTCGTCGATCGACGGGATCGGCCAGTACGCGAGCGAGGAGCGGGCGGAACCGCTCGGCTGCGGCGCCGATCCCGGGACGGACTCGAGTAGCTACGCCGTCGCGGTCGACCCGCTCGACGGCTCGTCGAACCTGCAGTCGAACAACGCGATGGGGACGATCTTCGGGGTCTACGACGCCGCGCTGCCGGCTCGCGGCGAGACGCTCGTCGCCGCCGGCTACGTCCTCTACGGTCCGATCACGACGATGGTCGTCGCGACCGAGGAGACCGTCACGGAGTACGAACTCACGGGCGGCGAGCGGACCGTCGTCGAGCGCGACCTCGCGTTCCCCGTCGAGCCGACCGTCTACGGCTTCGGCGGTCGCGTCCCCGACTGGCCCGACGACTTCCGCGGGTACGCCCGCGAGATCGAGGACGAGCTCAAACTCCGGTACGGCGGCGCGATGATCGGCGACGTCAATCAGGTGCTCGCCTACGGCGGGATCTTCGGCTACCCCGGCCTCGAGTCCCGCCCGGAGGGGAAGCTCCGCCTCCAGTTCGAGGGGAACCCGATCGGGTACGTCGTCGAGCGAGCCGGCGGCCGATCCTCCGACGGCGAGCGGTCGCTACTGTCGGTCGAGGCCGACGAACTCCACCAGCGAACGCCCGTCTACGTCGGCAACGCCGAACTGATCGACCGCCTCGAGTCGACGCTCGAGTCCGGCGACTAA